One window from the genome of Hydra vulgaris chromosome 02, alternate assembly HydraT2T_AEP encodes:
- the LOC100209689 gene encoding uncharacterized protein LOC100209689, with protein sequence MGRPISNRRSDSSVEGKIYDSSCCDKKKDKKRFYKSEFQKQIGNSKTGQGFAALQKRKILKKFNRSFKKKTTNQLASPVAIKPLSNIKDSFLQPLSNIEDSLLQDTLTNSSANETIKTEIFSSDSLSSADAPKILSKKKKTEQSKIKSSYQRIEIDYEKVHEERRKKSEEIRANIKKHEQAVAKSLEKRKKLAKRLNKKTSRGQPVMATRMELLYEKISKR encoded by the exons ATGGGTCGACCTATTTCAAATCGTAGATCAGATTCAAGTGTTGAAGGGAAAATATATGATTCATCTTGCTGTGACAagaaaaaggacaaaaaaaggttttataaaagtgaatttcaaaaacaaattggCAATTCCAAGAcag GTCAAGGATTTGCTGctcttcaaaaaagaaaaatattaaagaaatttaataggtcatttaaaaaaaaaacaactaatcaGTTAGCTTCTCCTGTTGCAATCAAACCTTTATCGAATATAAAAGACTCTTTTTTGCAACCTTTATCAAACATAGAAGACTCCCTTCTTCAGGATACATTAACTAATTCTAGTGCAAATGAAACTATTAAAACAGAAATCTTCTCTTCAGACAGTTTAAGCTCTGC TGATGCACCAAAGATTTTgtcgaaaaaaaagaaaacagaacaaagcaaaataaaaagtagttaTCAAAGAATAGAAATTGACTATGAGAAAGTTCATGAAGAAAGACGCAAAAAATCAGAA gaaatacgtgcaaatatcaaaaaacacgAACAGGCAGTAGCAAAAAGTCTTGAAAAACggaaaaaacttgcaaaacgattaaataaaaaaacttcacgAGGACAACCTGTTATGGCCACACGGATGGAACTGCTATACGAAAAGATTTCAAAACGCTAA
- the LOC101237681 gene encoding tRNA selenocysteine 1-associated protein 1 isoform X2, which produces MATESSWLWMGSISADMDEKFIKEAFANMGFKVLAVKEIFNKTTSERATYCFVDFGDIKTAREVLIKLNGEPIPGIEGKKFKLNRSEYGRGSSHSDGIEYSLFVGDITSDVNDNHLLDFFRIKYPSVRAAKVVIDEKGSHKGYGFVRFFNEEEINRALTEMQGVKGLGQRPIRVNKAVKSKNPINAVASGLMDPNTVFPGWMQMQMNYMQQMYQFMQQCQEYAQQAADRAGLNREASIRSPSVCSSTTIQSNQLLTDHVNQTFNDDEEEEQPEYADPNPHIDIEGMNAEFIDNDNKLFFELEASRWDPEIGLLLALKQTPVWKR; this is translated from the exons ATGGCTACAGAGAGTTCATGGCTATGGATGGGAAGT aTTTCAGCTGATATGGAtgaaaaatttatcaaagaaGCATTTGCAAACATGGGCTTTAAGGTATTAGctgtaaaagaaatatttaacaaaacaacaag TGAAAGAGCAACATATTGTTTTGTTGACTTTGGTGATATTAAAACAGCCAGAGAAGTACTTATTAAATTGAACGGAGAACCAATTCCTGGCATagag ggcaaaaaatttaaattaaaccgATCAGAGTATGGAAGAGGTTCATCTCATAG TGATGGTATTGAATATTCACTGTTTGTTGGAGACATAACTTCGGATGTAAATGATAACCATCTACTG gaTTTTTTTCGAATTAAGTATCCTTCAGTTAGAGCAGCTAAAG ttgtcATTGATGAAAAAGGAAGCCAtaa aggaTATGGTTTTGTTCGATTCTTCAATGAAGAAGAAATTAATAGAGCTCTTACAGAAATGCAAGGTGTTAAAGGTTTAGGACAAAGGCCAATTCGAGTTAACAAAGCTGTTAAAAG taaaaatccAATAAATGCAGTAGCTAGTGGTTTAATGGATCCAAATACTGTTTTCCCTGGATGGATGCAAATGCAAATGAATTATATGCAACAGATGTATCAGTTCATGCAACAGTGTCAAGAATATGCCCAA CAAGCAGCAGATAGAGCTGGATTAAATCGTGAGGCATCTATTCGTTCACCAAGTGTGTGTTCTTCTACAACAATTCAATCAAATCAGCTGTTAACTGATCATGTGAACCAG ACATTtaatgatgatgaagaagaagaacAACCTGAATATGCTG ATCCAAACCCTCATATTGATATAGAAGGAATGAATGCAGAGTTTATTGATAACGATAAT aaattaTTCTTTGAATTGGAAGCATCGCGCTGGGATCCTGAAATTGGACTGTTACTTGCCTTAAAACAAACAC CTGTCTGGAAAAG gtAG